A single region of the Nocardioides sp. W7 genome encodes:
- a CDS encoding M15 family metallopeptidase, protein MRLRQALGAAGMTGALLLVAACGGGDGASSTEPDASPSTVGASASASASTPGTTGSTEDPLAPYAMDPPGPRKGRLTYVDILVNGREPISDEVLDAVRGVPNVAAVERISLAQVSVDNTLLTVAAVDPATYRNFADAGSADTQEVWDRVAAGEIAVDPAVQEKLPVDADGFLKLGSDKDAPRAHVGSYAPQVEGGIDAVVNQEWVDALAMTPGNALLVSAPGFDPQVVGKEVRKAVGAQRPLGFVDAVARYGLKPGAQLVAVVVGASADAVGTYTYTVLAGGKVAPDPQWVASHIATEQVPILGSVTCNRLLFPQLRAALQEVVDRGLADRIHPDEYAGCFYPRFIAGSTKLSNHAFGLALDINVPGNGRGSAGAIDRSVVGIFKKWGFAWGGDWSYTDPMHFEMNALVDPR, encoded by the coding sequence ATGCGACTGCGGCAGGCACTCGGGGCCGCCGGGATGACCGGCGCGCTCCTGCTCGTCGCTGCCTGCGGTGGCGGCGACGGCGCGAGCAGCACCGAGCCCGACGCGTCGCCGAGCACGGTGGGGGCCTCGGCTTCGGCCTCGGCGTCGACCCCGGGCACGACCGGGTCGACCGAGGACCCGTTGGCGCCGTACGCCATGGACCCGCCGGGACCGCGGAAGGGCCGGCTGACCTACGTCGACATCCTGGTCAACGGTCGCGAGCCGATCAGCGACGAGGTCCTGGACGCGGTCCGGGGCGTCCCGAACGTCGCGGCGGTCGAGCGGATCTCGCTGGCCCAGGTCAGCGTCGACAACACGCTGCTGACGGTCGCGGCCGTCGACCCGGCGACCTACCGCAACTTCGCCGACGCCGGCAGCGCCGACACCCAGGAGGTCTGGGACCGGGTCGCGGCGGGGGAGATCGCCGTCGACCCGGCCGTCCAGGAGAAGCTGCCCGTCGATGCCGACGGGTTCCTCAAGCTCGGCAGCGACAAGGACGCGCCCCGGGCCCACGTCGGCTCCTACGCGCCCCAGGTCGAGGGCGGCATCGACGCCGTCGTCAACCAGGAGTGGGTCGACGCCCTCGCGATGACGCCCGGCAACGCGTTGCTCGTCTCGGCGCCGGGTTTCGACCCGCAGGTCGTCGGCAAGGAGGTGCGGAAGGCCGTCGGGGCGCAGCGGCCGCTCGGCTTCGTCGACGCGGTCGCGCGCTACGGGCTCAAGCCCGGCGCCCAGCTGGTCGCCGTCGTCGTCGGCGCGAGCGCCGACGCGGTCGGCACCTACACCTACACGGTGCTCGCCGGCGGGAAGGTCGCCCCGGACCCGCAGTGGGTCGCCAGCCACATCGCCACCGAGCAGGTGCCGATCCTGGGCAGCGTCACCTGCAACCGGCTGCTCTTCCCGCAGCTGCGCGCGGCCCTGCAGGAGGTCGTCGACCGCGGGCTGGCCGACAGGATCCACCCCGACGAGTACGCCGGCTGCTTCTACCCGCGGTTCATCGCCGGGTCGACCAAGCTCTCCAACCACGCCTTCGGCCTGGCGCTCGACATCAACGTGCCCGGCAACGGCCGGGGGAGCGCCGGGGCGATCGACCGCAGCGTGGTCGGCATCTTCAAGAAGTGGGGCTTCGCCTGGGGCGGCGACTGGAGCTACACCGACCCGATGCACTTCGAGATGAACGCTCTCGTCGATCCCCGGTGA
- a CDS encoding NADPH:quinone oxidoreductase family protein, with amino-acid sequence MRAVQVITPTGPRDVEVRDVPEPTAGAGQVLVEVHSVGISFPDLLLSKGEYQLKPEPPFTLGVDFAGVVVSTGSTDGARRFEPGQRVCGVGGWGGAAELVVSQADFTFALPDATSYDEGAALPMNYLTADFALAERAGLRTGETVLVHGAAGGVGTASIQVARGMGARVIAVVSTEEKAAVARAAGADDAVLLDGFKDAVLALTDGVGVDVVVDVVGGDAFTDSLRALAPQGRLLVVGFAAGAGIPQVKVNRLLLNNVDVRGVGWGAYAMARPGYMQEQWARLLPMLESGVVKPPVGATYPLEDFGRALIDMEERRTLGKSVVRVRG; translated from the coding sequence ATGCGAGCCGTCCAGGTCATCACGCCCACCGGTCCCCGCGACGTCGAGGTCCGCGACGTCCCCGAGCCCACCGCCGGTGCCGGTCAGGTGCTCGTCGAGGTGCACAGCGTCGGGATCTCCTTCCCCGACCTGCTGCTGAGCAAGGGTGAGTACCAGCTCAAGCCCGAGCCGCCGTTCACGCTCGGCGTCGACTTCGCGGGCGTGGTGGTCTCGACGGGCTCGACCGACGGGGCGCGCCGCTTCGAGCCTGGGCAGCGGGTCTGCGGCGTCGGCGGCTGGGGCGGGGCGGCCGAGCTGGTGGTCAGCCAGGCCGACTTCACCTTCGCGCTGCCCGACGCGACGTCGTACGACGAGGGCGCGGCGCTGCCGATGAACTACCTGACCGCCGACTTCGCCCTGGCCGAGCGGGCGGGGCTGCGCACCGGCGAGACCGTGCTCGTGCACGGCGCTGCCGGCGGCGTCGGTACGGCGTCGATCCAGGTGGCCCGCGGCATGGGTGCCCGGGTGATAGCGGTGGTCAGCACCGAGGAGAAGGCCGCGGTCGCGCGCGCCGCGGGCGCCGACGACGCGGTGCTCCTCGACGGGTTCAAGGACGCGGTCCTGGCGCTGACCGACGGGGTCGGCGTCGACGTCGTGGTCGACGTGGTGGGCGGCGACGCCTTCACCGACTCGCTGCGCGCGCTCGCCCCGCAGGGCCGGCTGCTGGTGGTCGGCTTCGCCGCCGGCGCCGGAATCCCGCAGGTCAAGGTGAACCGGCTGCTGCTCAACAACGTCGACGTCCGCGGCGTCGGCTGGGGGGCCTACGCGATGGCGCGACCCGGCTACATGCAGGAGCAGTGGGCCCGGCTGCTGCCGATGCTCGAGTCGGGGGTCGTGAAGCCGCCGGTCGGTGCGACGTACCCCCTCGAGGACTTCGGCCGGGCGCTGATCGATATGGAGGAGCGGCGCACGCTCGGCAAGTCGGTGGTGCGGGTCCGCGGCTGA
- a CDS encoding M13-type metalloendopeptidase produces the protein MTILDDAREGMNLDIRPQDDLFGHVNGRWLDETEIPSDRSSWGPFVQLADGAEAHVREIIESLAAGDAATMTEDARKIGDLFASFMDTEAIDAKGLRPVRPLINAVDALRDVRDLAAFLGEFERIGGHGLFGSYVDSDDRNSDRYLFHLVQGGLGLPDESYYREEKFAEIREKYVGYLTRLLTLGEHPDPEGAAATVLAIDARLAAGHWERAETRDVQKTYNLLTAAELKDLCPSFNWDAYVTNLGGDDLTIAESCVRQPSYFGHLSTVLDEVPIEEWKVWLLTHVLRSAAPYLTDDFVEVNFDFYGRSLNGTPELRARWKRGVALVEGAIGEAVGKEYVARHFPPTSKALMDELVANLLAAYRVSIEALDWMTEETKARAYEKLETFRPKIGYPEKFRDYSALRVSKDDLLGNVASASSFETERQLAKIGSPVDRDEWFMLPQTVNAYYNPGTNEICFPAGILQKPFFSPDALAAENYGGIGAVIGHEIGHGFDDQGAQYDPHGNLDDWWTADDKAAFEVKTKKLVEQYDGFEPRSLPGEKVNGQLTVGENIGDLGGLTIAHRAFLISQGGTASVEDRRRLFSNWAYVWRTKRRTEQEQQYLTIDPHSPPEFRANIVRNLDEFHEVFETAPGDGLWLDPDDRVRIW, from the coding sequence GTGACGATCCTCGACGACGCCCGCGAGGGCATGAACCTCGACATCCGTCCTCAGGACGACCTGTTCGGCCACGTCAACGGGCGCTGGCTCGACGAGACCGAGATCCCCTCGGACCGCTCGAGCTGGGGCCCGTTCGTGCAGCTGGCCGACGGCGCGGAGGCGCACGTCCGCGAGATCATCGAGAGCCTCGCAGCGGGTGACGCGGCCACGATGACGGAGGACGCCCGCAAGATCGGCGACCTGTTCGCCTCCTTCATGGACACCGAGGCGATCGACGCCAAGGGCCTGCGCCCGGTGCGGCCGCTGATCAACGCCGTCGACGCGCTGCGCGACGTCCGGGACCTGGCCGCGTTCCTGGGCGAGTTCGAGCGGATCGGCGGGCACGGCCTGTTCGGCTCCTACGTCGACTCCGACGACCGCAACTCCGACCGCTACCTCTTCCACCTGGTCCAGGGCGGGCTGGGGCTGCCGGACGAGTCGTACTACCGCGAGGAGAAGTTCGCCGAGATCCGCGAGAAGTACGTCGGCTACCTCACCCGCCTGTTGACCCTGGGCGAGCACCCCGACCCCGAGGGCGCGGCCGCGACGGTTCTCGCGATCGACGCCCGGCTGGCCGCGGGCCACTGGGAGCGCGCGGAGACGCGCGACGTCCAGAAGACGTACAACCTGCTGACCGCGGCCGAGCTGAAGGACCTGTGCCCGTCCTTCAACTGGGACGCCTACGTCACCAACCTCGGCGGGGACGACCTGACGATCGCCGAGTCCTGCGTGCGGCAGCCGTCGTACTTCGGCCACCTCTCGACCGTCCTCGACGAGGTCCCGATCGAGGAGTGGAAGGTCTGGCTGCTCACGCACGTGCTGCGCTCGGCGGCGCCGTACCTCACCGACGACTTCGTCGAGGTCAACTTCGACTTCTACGGCCGCTCCCTCAACGGCACGCCCGAGCTGCGCGCCCGCTGGAAGCGCGGGGTGGCGCTGGTCGAGGGCGCGATCGGCGAGGCGGTCGGCAAGGAGTACGTCGCCCGGCACTTCCCGCCGACGTCCAAGGCGCTGATGGACGAGCTGGTCGCCAACCTGCTCGCGGCGTACCGCGTCTCGATCGAGGCGCTGGACTGGATGACCGAGGAGACCAAGGCGCGGGCCTACGAGAAGCTCGAGACGTTCCGGCCCAAGATCGGCTACCCGGAGAAGTTCCGCGACTACTCGGCGCTGCGGGTCAGCAAGGACGACCTGCTCGGCAACGTCGCGTCCGCGTCGTCGTTCGAGACCGAGCGCCAGCTGGCCAAGATCGGCAGCCCGGTCGACCGCGACGAGTGGTTCATGCTCCCGCAGACGGTCAACGCCTATTACAACCCCGGCACGAACGAGATCTGCTTCCCGGCCGGCATCCTGCAGAAGCCGTTCTTCAGCCCCGATGCCCTCGCCGCGGAGAACTACGGCGGCATCGGCGCGGTCATCGGCCACGAGATCGGGCACGGCTTCGACGACCAGGGCGCGCAGTACGACCCGCACGGCAACCTCGACGACTGGTGGACCGCCGACGACAAGGCGGCCTTCGAGGTGAAGACGAAGAAGCTCGTCGAGCAGTACGACGGCTTCGAGCCGCGCAGCCTGCCCGGCGAGAAGGTCAACGGCCAGCTGACGGTCGGCGAGAACATCGGCGACCTCGGCGGGCTGACCATCGCCCACCGGGCGTTCCTGATCTCGCAGGGCGGCACCGCCTCGGTCGAGGACCGGCGGCGGCTGTTCAGCAACTGGGCCTACGTGTGGCGGACCAAGCGCCGCACGGAGCAGGAGCAGCAGTACCTCACCATCGACCCGCACTCCCCGCCGGAGTTCCGGGCCAACATCGTGCGCAACCTCGACGAGTTCCACGAGGTGTTCGAGACCGCGCCCGGCGACGGGCTGTGGCTCGACCCCGACGACCGGGTCCGCATCTGGTGA
- a CDS encoding 2-phosphosulfolactate phosphatase produces the protein MTRIQAAHAQAGFDVRFDWGLTGARAVAADVTVVVDVLSFSTTLSVAVERGIEVFPLGWRDVRATTYAATRDAVLAVGRREAAEGQVSLSPLTVRASSGVERLVLPSPNGSSICFGLAEAGVEVLVGCLRNARAVGAALADRLRDGASVAVVAAGERWPDGSLRPAVEDLWGAGAVLAALADAGVGRPSPEARVAAAAYDVVAGDLSAALHDCASGRELVEGGFGGDVAVAAEVDATDVVPVLSGESFRDGPRSDP, from the coding sequence GTGACGCGTATCCAGGCCGCCCACGCCCAGGCCGGCTTCGACGTCCGCTTCGACTGGGGGCTGACCGGGGCCCGGGCGGTGGCGGCCGACGTGACGGTCGTGGTCGACGTGCTGTCGTTCTCGACCACGTTGTCGGTGGCGGTCGAGCGGGGGATCGAGGTCTTCCCGCTCGGCTGGCGCGACGTGCGCGCGACGACGTACGCCGCCACCCGTGACGCGGTGCTCGCGGTCGGTCGTCGCGAGGCTGCCGAGGGGCAGGTCAGCCTGTCACCGCTGACGGTCCGCGCGTCGTCCGGCGTGGAGCGGCTGGTGCTGCCGAGCCCGAACGGGTCGAGCATCTGCTTCGGACTGGCCGAGGCCGGCGTCGAGGTGCTGGTCGGCTGCCTGCGCAACGCCCGGGCCGTGGGTGCCGCGCTGGCCGACCGGCTGCGGGACGGCGCGTCGGTCGCGGTCGTGGCCGCCGGCGAGCGGTGGCCCGACGGCTCGCTGCGCCCGGCCGTCGAGGACCTGTGGGGAGCGGGCGCCGTGCTGGCCGCGCTCGCGGACGCCGGAGTCGGCCGGCCGAGCCCCGAGGCCCGGGTCGCGGCGGCGGCGTACGACGTGGTGGCCGGCGACCTGAGCGCCGCCCTGCACGACTGCGCGAGCGGCCGCGAGCTCGTGGAGGGCGGCTTCGGAGGTGACGTGGCCGTGGCCGCCGAGGTGGACGCGACGGACGTCGTACCCGTGCTGTCGGGTGAGTCGTTTCGCGACGGGCCGCGCTCGGATCCGTGA
- a CDS encoding DUF2470 domain-containing protein, translating into MTFPEPVVAAVLAHMNDDHTHDSLLIVRAFALPDAVDATMTGLDEDGGMWSATTAGGAEEVRVPWPAGGITERAEVRREIVALYDAACERLGVEARPH; encoded by the coding sequence GTGACCTTCCCCGAGCCGGTCGTCGCCGCGGTGCTCGCGCACATGAACGACGACCACACCCACGACAGCCTGCTGATCGTCCGCGCCTTCGCGCTCCCCGACGCGGTCGACGCGACCATGACCGGCCTCGACGAGGACGGGGGCATGTGGTCGGCGACGACCGCCGGCGGCGCCGAGGAGGTCCGGGTCCCGTGGCCCGCGGGCGGGATCACCGAGCGTGCCGAGGTCCGCCGCGAGATCGTCGCGCTGTACGACGCCGCGTGCGAGCGGCTCGGCGTCGAGGCGCGCCCGCACTGA
- a CDS encoding GlsB/YeaQ/YmgE family stress response membrane protein translates to MLILAIIVFGILAGGLAQLALGSRMDSVNWSMAIVAGLAGSFVGGLLVSLLAGDGLQLRPSGLIGSFVGALLVTLGWNAFQGRRA, encoded by the coding sequence ATGCTCATCCTTGCGATCATCGTGTTCGGCATCCTCGCGGGCGGTCTCGCCCAGCTCGCGCTGGGCAGCCGGATGGACTCCGTGAACTGGTCGATGGCCATCGTCGCCGGCCTGGCCGGCTCCTTCGTGGGCGGCCTGCTGGTCAGCCTGCTCGCGGGCGACGGCCTGCAGCTGCGGCCCAGTGGCCTGATCGGCTCCTTCGTCGGCGCGCTCCTGGTCACGTTGGGGTGGAACGCCTTCCAGGGCCGCCGGGCCTGA